CTCTCCCAACTGCCGGCGAGCGGGAACGGCGTCACGGGTGACGTCGACCCGTCGGTCGGCGGCCTGCTCGTGGCCGCCGGGAGCAGCGACCCCAGCCGTGCGCAGGCGTTCGCGGACGAGGCTGCCGAGCACGGCTTCGCCGACGTGACCGCGGCCGGCTACGACGAGGTGCTCGCCGATCCGCGGGTCGACGCGGTGTACGTCTCGACGGTGCACACCGGGCACGCACGTCTCGTGCTCCGCGCCCTGGCTGCCGGCAAGGCGGTCCTCTGCGAGAAGCCCCTCTCCCCGAACCACGGCACCGCGATGGCGCTCGTCGACGCCGCACGCCAGGCGGGGCTGCCCCTGGTCGAGGCCTACATGTACCGCTTCCACCCGCAGACCGCGGCGCTCCGCGAGCTCGTGCGTGACGGCGCGATCGGCGACGTCACCCACGTCGACGCGTCCTTCGCCTTCCGCGCCGGCTCCCGTACGGGTCGCCTGTTCGACGTCGAGACCGCCGGTGGCGGCATCCTCGACGTCGGCGGGTACCCGGTCACGATGACCGCGGCCGTCGTGCAGGCGGCGACGGGCGTCGCGGTCGCGGAACCGACCGAGCTGACCGCGACGGGGACCCTCGGGCCGACGGGCGTCGACGAGTGGACCACGGCGCACCTCACGTACCCGTCCGGCATCACCGCGGTGGTCCGGACCGGTGTGCGGGTGCAGGACGAGAACGCCGTGACGGTGTACGGCACCCGCGGCCGGATCGTGCTGACGGACCCGTGGACCCTCGGGGACGACCCGACGATCGAGGTCCGCACCGTCGACGAGGAACCCCGCACGCTCTCGTTCGCCGGTGCGGCGCCGTACGCGCTCGAGGCCGACGCCACGACCGCCGCCCTGCGCGACGGACGCACCGACGCCCCGGAGATGACCACCGACGAGTCGCTCGCGACCGCCAGGACCCTCGACCGCTGGCGCGAGGCGATCGGCCTCCGCTACCCGTTCGAGGCCGAGGATGCCGACATCCCGACGGTGAGCGGCGAGCCGCTGACCGTCGCGGCCCTCGAGCCGGACCGGGCCGACAACCCGATGCGGTACGGGGAGATCGCCGGGGTCGGCAAGCGGCTGTCCCGACTCGTGATGGGTGTCGACAACCAGCTGGACCTCGCCCACGCGAGCGCGATCTTCGACCACTTCGTCAGCCGCGGCGGCAACGTCTTCGACACCGGCTACATCTACGGCGGCGGCACGATGGAGGGCCGCCTCGGGAAGTGGATCCAGAACCGCGGCGTCCGGGAGGACGTGGTCGTCATCACGAAGGGCGCCCACACCCCGTACTGCGACCCGGAGTCACTGACGCGGCAGCTGCTCGAGAGCCTCGATCGCCAGGGCACCGACTACGCGGACATCTACATGATGCACCGCGACAACGAGGACGTCCCCGTGGGGGAGTTCGTCGACGTCCTCGACGAGCACCGCCGCGCCGGCCGCATCCGGGTGTTCGGCGGTTCGAACTGGAGCCTCGCGCGCTTCGACGAGGCGAACGCCTACGCGGCGGCGAACGGCAAGCACGGCTTCGAGGTGCTGAGCAACCACTTCGGCCTGGCCGAGGCGTACGACGTGCCGTGGGCGGGCTGCCGCCACGCGACCGACCCGGAGTCGAAGCGGTGGCTCGAGGAGCGTCAGGTCCCGCTGCTGCCGTGGTCGTCGCAGGCCCGTGGGTTCTTCACCGGCCGTGCGGCGCCGGAGGACACGAGCGACGCCGAGCTCGTCCGCTGCTACTACTCGGACGAGAACTTCGAGCGGCTCCGTCGCGCCCGGGAGCTCGGTGCGCAGTTCGGGGTGCCCGCGACGGCCATCGCCCTCGCGTACGTCCTGAACCAGCCGTTCCCGACGTTCCCGCTCTTCGGACCGCGTACGATCGCGGAAGCCCGCTCCTCGATGCAGGGCCTCTCCGTCGACCTCACTCCCGAACAGGTGGCATGGCTGGACCTCCGCGACTGACCGATCCGCAGCACGCCGTGGGTGCGCCGGACCCGTCCGACGCGCCCGCGGCACCTGCGACGCAGTCGTCGCCCGCGGCTCCCGGGACACCGTCACGGGCCACGATCATCGACGTCGCCGCCGCCGCCGGCGTCTCCCGGCAGACCGTCACCCGCGCGATGAACGGGATGTCCGGGATCAGTGCCGCCACGAAGGAACGGGTGCTCGCCGTCGCCGAGCAGCTCGCGTACCGTCCGTCCCGCTTCGGCCGCGGCCTCGTCACGGGCGGCGACCACCAGCTCGGCCTGGTCGTCAACGACCTCCGGAACCCCTACTCGCCACAGCTCGCGTCCGCCGTCTACCGCCTCGCGGCCGAGCAGGGGTGGAACGTCATGCTCGCCGACACGACGCTCGCCGGGGACGCCGACCGCATCGTCGCCGCCCTCGGCAGCCAGACGGACGTCGTCATCGGGTACCTCGGAAACCGGCGCGAGCGGTGGACCGCGCTCCTCGGCTCCGTCCCCATGGTCGAGCTCGACCCGTCCGCCGACCCGCCGACGGCCGCCGTGTGGATCGACCCGGCGGAGTCGATCGAGCAGCTCGCCGACCACCTCGTCGCGACCGGCGTCCGACACCCCGTGGTGCTCGACAACTCCGAGCCCGGACGGCCGAGCGCGCGTGGCGCCCTGATGCTCGACGCCCTGCACCGGCGCGGGTACCTGCCCGAGCTCGTGCACGGTCCGCACGGCACCGCGGAGTGCGGCGCGGAGGAGACCACGAAGGTGCTCGCGCGCCGACGCCGGCTCGACGCCGTCCTCGCCTTCAACGACGTCATGGCGCTCGGGGTGCTCCAGGCGTGCCGACGCGCGGGCCGCGACGTGCCCGGCGACGTACGGGTCGTCGGGGTGGACGGACTGCCGCTCGGTGCGCTCGTCTCACCGACGCTCACGACCCTCGCGGTCGACCTCGATGCCGTGGCGCGGGAGGCCCTCGACCTCGCGCTCGGGATGCTCGCGGGGGAGCTGCCGCGCAGCGGCGCTGCCGTGCAGCGCACGGTGCGGCACCGGCTGCTGGTGCGCGAGAGCGCGTAGCCGATCGCGCGAGCGCACGCCCACCACGCACCGGCCTGGAGGCCCGTGGCGGGCCCGCACCGTGCCTCCCGGCCGCTCGTTGGTTGCATTTGCAACCAACACCGTCCAGACGGTACACTTACGGAGTCCTGACGGGCGCGTGTCGATCTCCGCGCCCCGTCCCGGACCACCCCCACCGAAGTGCCGTCGACCTGGTCCGGCTCGA
This is a stretch of genomic DNA from Curtobacterium sp. 458. It encodes these proteins:
- a CDS encoding aldo/keto reductase: MSAQTATPTSTRTQEGWAVLGPGGIARRFLSQLPASGNGVTGDVDPSVGGLLVAAGSSDPSRAQAFADEAAEHGFADVTAAGYDEVLADPRVDAVYVSTVHTGHARLVLRALAAGKAVLCEKPLSPNHGTAMALVDAARQAGLPLVEAYMYRFHPQTAALRELVRDGAIGDVTHVDASFAFRAGSRTGRLFDVETAGGGILDVGGYPVTMTAAVVQAATGVAVAEPTELTATGTLGPTGVDEWTTAHLTYPSGITAVVRTGVRVQDENAVTVYGTRGRIVLTDPWTLGDDPTIEVRTVDEEPRTLSFAGAAPYALEADATTAALRDGRTDAPEMTTDESLATARTLDRWREAIGLRYPFEAEDADIPTVSGEPLTVAALEPDRADNPMRYGEIAGVGKRLSRLVMGVDNQLDLAHASAIFDHFVSRGGNVFDTGYIYGGGTMEGRLGKWIQNRGVREDVVVITKGAHTPYCDPESLTRQLLESLDRQGTDYADIYMMHRDNEDVPVGEFVDVLDEHRRAGRIRVFGGSNWSLARFDEANAYAAANGKHGFEVLSNHFGLAEAYDVPWAGCRHATDPESKRWLEERQVPLLPWSSQARGFFTGRAAPEDTSDAELVRCYYSDENFERLRRARELGAQFGVPATAIALAYVLNQPFPTFPLFGPRTIAEARSSMQGLSVDLTPEQVAWLDLRD
- a CDS encoding LacI family DNA-binding transcriptional regulator; the encoded protein is MAGPPRLTDPQHAVGAPDPSDAPAAPATQSSPAAPGTPSRATIIDVAAAAGVSRQTVTRAMNGMSGISAATKERVLAVAEQLAYRPSRFGRGLVTGGDHQLGLVVNDLRNPYSPQLASAVYRLAAEQGWNVMLADTTLAGDADRIVAALGSQTDVVIGYLGNRRERWTALLGSVPMVELDPSADPPTAAVWIDPAESIEQLADHLVATGVRHPVVLDNSEPGRPSARGALMLDALHRRGYLPELVHGPHGTAECGAEETTKVLARRRRLDAVLAFNDVMALGVLQACRRAGRDVPGDVRVVGVDGLPLGALVSPTLTTLAVDLDAVAREALDLALGMLAGELPRSGAAVQRTVRHRLLVRESA